The Seleniivibrio woodruffii genome window below encodes:
- a CDS encoding acyl-CoA dehydratase activase: MKLGIDLGSRFVKIAVQNGENIDFHREDTVFFYKNRVKRTESTIEIDLSAYGADENTIITATGYGRNMLSFANANVISEIKAHYQGALHSTGEDEFILVDVGGQDSKVIYVREGYIEDFVMNDKCAASTGRFLENACRILDISLDELAAMTENPVKLNSTCAVFSESELVGKIAEGVPTEHIGAGVNESIARRLFPLIRKYRHKKIYAAGGVAENSGLIRFLSEMAESDIQVIKNPQYNGCYGCLWY, encoded by the coding sequence GTTCAGAACGGGGAAAACATCGATTTTCACCGTGAAGACACGGTATTCTTCTATAAAAACCGTGTGAAACGCACGGAAAGTACTATAGAAATCGACCTTTCGGCATACGGTGCTGATGAAAACACTATAATCACCGCCACAGGCTACGGACGGAACATGCTCAGCTTTGCCAACGCCAACGTAATTTCCGAGATAAAGGCGCACTATCAGGGCGCACTGCACTCCACGGGCGAGGATGAGTTCATCCTTGTGGACGTCGGCGGGCAGGACAGCAAGGTAATCTATGTGCGTGAGGGCTATATCGAGGATTTCGTAATGAACGACAAATGCGCCGCCAGTACGGGCAGATTCCTTGAGAACGCATGCCGCATTCTGGACATCAGCCTTGATGAGCTTGCGGCAATGACCGAAAACCCCGTTAAGCTGAACTCCACCTGTGCGGTCTTTTCCGAGAGCGAACTGGTGGGCAAGATAGCCGAGGGTGTGCCCACGGAGCATATCGGCGCAGGGGTCAACGAGAGCATAGCCCGCAGACTCTTCCCGCTTATCCGCAAATACCGCCATAAAAAGATTTATGCGGCGGGCGGCGTTGCGGAGAACTCAGGACTGATACGCTTCCTGTCTGAAATGGCGGAGAGCGATATTCAGGTAATCAAAAATCCTCAGTATAACGGCTGTTACGGGTGTCTGTGGTATTGA